TCTCAATGTAGATTGAGATTTTCTACGGCCCAATCAATAATCCATGATATGTTCCAACCATGCTCACCTATTGGCGTACGGCCTAGGAAGACATTTAGAGACGCCTTTCACTCGAACTAATTAGGCCTACAATTTAATTAACACTACGTTGGGTAAAATTTACATAGTTAAGCCTGCACATAACAGTATTGGCGCAGTCTCACTGTAAGTGCTTAATTGTGGTGGCCCGTAATGTTTGATTATTCAAGGTATTCTAAGATTATTGAGAGAAATTATGAAAGGCTTGAGACAGTACATAAATTTGAGGAGCCGGATAGAGTTCCAGTAGTAATAGGTGTCGGCGGACCCTATTATGCTTGGTTATTCAACCATACCTTAATGGAGTATTATTCTAATTTCAGGATTATGGCTGAAACACAGATTATGGGTCTAAAGTGGCGCCTTGAGTGGCTTAAGGATGACATCTCAAATATAAATGTTCATTTTGATATAGGCGCTATCGCTGAGGGTATCGTGTTTAATTGCATGATCGCCATGCCGGACGAGAAAAACCCTTGGAAAAGTCCATGGATTATTCCACGCATAAGGAGGCTGGAGGATATAGATAGACTTGAAATTCCTGAGCCGGAAGATAACCCAGGCATTCAAGCATACTATAGTAGGCTTGAGGAGTTCGCGAAGTTTGTTAAAAGGGAGTATGGCAATATTCCCGTAAGTATGAGTGGATTGCAAATTCATCCTCCAGTATCCGCTGCAGGATCATTGTTGGGTCCCCAAAGACTTTACTTATGGCTCTACAAGTATCCCAGCGAGATGCATAAGCTTCTGAAGAAGCTTGAGAAGACATTTGATATACTGCAGAAGTATCGCCACAATAGAATCGGTGGAGGAATGAATTCTATAAGTCTTGCAGATGATCATTCAGGTTACCTGAATCGGAGAATGTACGAGGAATTCGCACTACCCTACAATCTCAGACTATATGAGAGATATGGAAAGCAACATAGAGGATTACATATGGACTCCCGTATGGATCATATAGCTGACATTATAGTGAACGTGTATAAAGTAAACTACGTGGACGTTGGCGTAGAAAACGATTTAAGTATACTTGTCGAAAACTTCAATGGAAAAGTTGTTTTTAATGGAAACGCAGACTGGAGAGTTTTAATAGGCGGCAGTCGTGAAAGGATTAGGAAGGAAGTGGAAAGATGCATATATGTCGCCGCATCAGCCGGAGGATATATATTTGATAATGGTGGTGAAACTTATGTTGGTGTCCCCCCAGAAAACTTAAGATATGAGGTAGAATATGCAAAGAGGGTCGGGAAATATCCTATAAAAAGATTGATATGATAGATACTGCTTATACTTGATACCTCTGAGCCCACGCTTACTTAAAAGATTTCCTTAACGTGCAACTCAACTGTCAGAGTAAAGATTCTTCAGTCTTCTTCTTAATTCTTGGAAAGTATAATTTGTAATGGTCCGCTTTCACAAATAAGAACTATGAAAGAAGTTTGAAAATATTCTTTTAAGCAATACAAGCGTTTGAGATTGAGACTAATAGTACCACAGCGATATATTTCTTATTATTAGAAAGCAACCTATTCCCACGGTTACAGCTAAGCCAGTCCCAGCACTTATGCCAGCCACTATTATATATCTGAACTTTTCATAAGTTTCCTTCCTTAAGAGCCGCTCCAATATTAAGCGTATTATGTACCCAATTATGGAGCCCATCACCATTGGAGGAAGCGTCCCCATACCTGAGAGTAAAGAAATCATAATAGTGTAAGCAGGAAGATGAAGTGTATATAGGAGCGTATGTAAACCGCCTCCTACCAAAGCACCATATATCATCCAGTCTAAGCGGAAGATCCCTCGGGGTCTTGTGATCCAGATCGCTCTATACATTACATTTCTAGGCCACTCAATTGCTGACCAAGGATAGACCGTTGAAGGAATTGGGGCAATACTCCAAAACATCTGTGTGAAAATTATGGAGAAAGCGATGGATATTGGGCTAGTTATAAAGAACATTATTAAGAAGTCTGAGAAGGAGGTGCGTGTGAGCTGAGAAAGCTTGAAGTTAGAAGATACCTCACCCCCAAAACTTGGGCTTACAACCGCTGGGGAGATAAACCACGCATTTGTACCCTCATAGTTCACGGCTACAAGTATAAGTTTATCCATGTTTGCGGGTATACTTATGCTGACTCCTGTCCCCGCGGCTCTACCAATAAGCAGCGATTGTGCAAGCGAAATAATTATGCTATAGGCTGCTGGAAGCCATGGGAAGAAGGGATAGTCGGGAGCCCAGAACCATATTGTTAGAAGGCTGCTAACAACTATTAAAGCGAAGGGTATTACCACAATCCATATGGAGAAGAGTCTCTCAACACCAAATTTCTCGACTTTAGCAGCCTTCATAAGTGTTGAGAATGCTTTTCTAACAGCGCTCGGCCTCAAAGTTGATAGGCCAGTAAATAAGCCAAGGCCTATTAGGGGCATCATCCATACATATTGATAGGCAAATATGTATATGTAATATATGGGCATGGCAGGGGTATATATTTTTGAGAACTCTGTTATACCATTTGTTACAATATACCAATTTCCAAATACCCAGATGGCAATTGAACCTATTAGCTGAGAGAATATTACTACTGGTGGAAGATATAAACCGGGAAGTAATGCCGGTAAATTCGTAGCTATACCGAAGCAGGCTCCTGGAAGAATAGCCTGAATACTTGGGCTCAAATCAAACCATAGAGAAGGAATTATTCTTATATTGAAAACTTGGGGGATTATATACATGAAGATACCATATATGAGGGCTACAATAAAAGAAACTGAGAAGACAAAGAATCTCGATTCCTCCCTCTCAGCTATGCTCATACAGAGGGAGGCGTTGACTTGAACTCCCGGATAGGGGAGATTTTCTTGATCCACATATAAAATCTTGTTTAATATGCCTAGTGATAAACCTGCGAGTGCAGTCATGCTGGGTAGAAGCAAGTTATCTAATCTTAACCATATGCCCCTCACAACTGGATGCCAAAGTGATCGTGACTGATAAAAGCCTGATTCAGGAAGCGGGGCTACCCAGTATGGAATATATTTGATTCCGAATATATGAAGCAGAGAGTTTTGGGAGAAATAGGCAGCTTCAATCTGAGATAAGCCATAGGCGTAATTTAGACCGCCGATTCCTACAAGTATTGTTGCTATCTCCTGCAATGTTAATGGGGCTCCGAGAAAACGTGCTAGCTCAGCCGCGATTATTAGGATTGCAAGAGAAGATATGCCTCCAGCTCCAATTGATATATCTGCCCATATATTCACGGGCGTAACTATGAATATTATAAAAAGCATTATAAGGAAAGACCGCCACGTTAATCCGCTTCTAACCTCATGTTCTTTACTTTCTAGCATCACTAACATCAGCCTCCTTTCTTTCAGAACTCGATCTCCTAACTAACCCATGTATTAATGCGAAAGCCACAGCCACATATAAAACTCTACTAACTATGTTACTGGCTTGAGAATAAATAATATATTCAGTTCCACGCACAACGTAGTAAGACTTAACTTCTGACATAATTAATCTGTTTGATTCATCAATAACTTGAACCTGATACCAAACAATTGTGTAGTAGGGTAATTCAGGGATTACTGCTTCATAGACATTCTCCCCAACCTTAACCATAGTTACGTTAACCCAGTCCGTATATACGTTCCATGTAAAGGGTTCCCATGTCCATTCATATATACCCCAATACTGATGTACACCATACCAATTATAGTTTAATCTTTCTCGATATGACAGTAAAACTTTTTTTATAGCAATTGAGGAATTTTTAATTTGTAGTCTTATGGTTACTCTTTGGTTGGGCTGGGGATAAACTGGCGTATGGCTAATATTCATTAATATTCCATTAACGGATTTATCTACCCCACTTTTATTGTTACCGATAGCGCTTTGACCTAATGTTACTTCATTAAAGGAGATAATTATGCTGTTATCTAGTGCGGTGAGAGACGTGGAGAGAAGCATTACTAAACACGGTATGGCTGCAGAGATTATATGCTTTCTCACTAACCTAAATATTCTACCTCCCCCCATGTCTGCCCCACCGGAGATAGCCGAGCTTATATAAAATATAACCCATCAAAATAAATATTTGACCAGTATACCCGCTTAGAGGAAAGAAGTAATTTATGGGAAAGGGCATAACCTGTATAAACCTTGAAATAGATATCCATGGAGTGGCTCTTCCACCGCTCTTCTTGCAATCGTTATAAATCCAGTAAATGATGAAGAAAGCTACAGTGTTATCAATTAGGCTGAAGAGGACGCTCCAGAAGAAAAATGTGTCTAACACCCAAACCGGCTCAAGAAAATGGCTTGTATCATATCTGAAAAATGGAACTAGGTATGGGTAGATACCCTTACTAGGTAAATACTCATATCTGTAGTGGTTGCTTACATAGGTAGAGAATGGGTCGCCAAGCATGAGGATAAAAACCCATGGCCAGGCTCTCTTCTTATGTATCTGTGAGTCCTCCCATATCCAGTACATAGAGATAAAAGTTATCAGCCACATACCGCCTACAGTCCAAAGCGGCTCATATTCCACATACATGGCTCTCACCCTTCATTGACTGGCATGCTCAAGGCGACTTAACCTATATCTGTCAATGAATATCAATGTTAACAATGTAATGGGATAATTCATAACCACCTCTAAGGCAGAAATCTGAGAGTAAGGAAGCGCCAGATAGTAGAGCATGAAAATTAAACTGAACCAAACTAAAGCTTGGTAACAAATCACAATAGAAGCTTGCTTTATACTAAAAATTCTGTTAGATTTTACATAAATGAAAAACCATGCTGGAAGGCTCGCCCACTCTGAGAGAACTCTGGGAAGAAGAAGAATCTCTGGAACTGGTAGGTTGCGACATAAATATAAAGAGATTCTATTAGCCACTAGGAAAAGGGAGTAGAGCGCTATGTAGGGTATCCACTTCAGCCTAATTATCCTTGTCTTGTAGTATATATAAACTGTTGTAAGTATGCTTATAGGACTTTCAACAAGACCAGAAATTATTAGTATTGGGTGGGGCGGCACCTCTGGAAAGTTCATGTACATGATTCTTGACGTTAACCATGCTAAGAAAGAGTAGGCTACGAGGATGGCTGCAAATTTACTACTTATTACGCCAGATTTAAAAAGCACGTATGCGCCCAGTATACTCCAGTAGAGGGTTATGATGGAGAAAACAATTAAGCCGGTTAAAACAGGATCAGAAAACATCGCGATCACCTGACACTCTTCTTTTCTAAATCTTCCTTTATATACCTCTGCCTTTCTGTGGGCGGTAAACTCTTCCATAGCATAATTTGTTTTCTTATTTGATCAATGAAATTCCTATGCAGGCGCATCCACCTATCAGAGGGCCCCATCAATTTTTGAGCAAAAATATGAGGCTCCCACCTCTGGCTTTCAGACTCAACTAGGTGGATTTGAACTTTTTCGACAACACCTGCTTCGTAGGGAGCCAACTGTATCACTGAT
The sequence above is a segment of the Candidatus Bathyarchaeia archaeon genome. Coding sequences within it:
- a CDS encoding uroporphyrinogen decarboxylase family protein; translated protein: MFDYSRYSKIIERNYERLETVHKFEEPDRVPVVIGVGGPYYAWLFNHTLMEYYSNFRIMAETQIMGLKWRLEWLKDDISNINVHFDIGAIAEGIVFNCMIAMPDEKNPWKSPWIIPRIRRLEDIDRLEIPEPEDNPGIQAYYSRLEEFAKFVKREYGNIPVSMSGLQIHPPVSAAGSLLGPQRLYLWLYKYPSEMHKLLKKLEKTFDILQKYRHNRIGGGMNSISLADDHSGYLNRRMYEEFALPYNLRLYERYGKQHRGLHMDSRMDHIADIIVNVYKVNYVDVGVENDLSILVENFNGKVVFNGNADWRVLIGGSRERIRKEVERCIYVAASAGGYIFDNGGETYVGVPPENLRYEVEYAKRVGKYPIKRLI